A genome region from candidate division KSB1 bacterium includes the following:
- a CDS encoding HAD family hydrolase produces the protein MPIKACLFDFDGTLADTLPTIFSVFKTLHFEYEGEALPPETVLSWFGPAEDVIIAEQYAHHPDVMAVQKRFYDLYREQHVNVPVPERLPDVLKYMAGTMPVGIVTGKGRKTLDISLNLLFPDLAFQVTIAGDEVENGKPHPEGLIAAAEQLGVPPQETMYVGDSNGDIQAARAAGMRCAGVSWFDRPHMRPLTERPDYHYATVREFELNWSSWNP, from the coding sequence ATGCCGATAAAAGCTTGTTTGTTTGATTTTGACGGCACCCTGGCGGATACGCTGCCGACCATATTCTCTGTTTTCAAGACCCTGCATTTTGAATATGAAGGCGAGGCGCTGCCGCCGGAGACGGTTCTCAGCTGGTTCGGTCCGGCCGAGGATGTTATTATTGCTGAACAATATGCCCATCACCCTGATGTGATGGCGGTTCAGAAACGCTTTTACGATCTTTATCGCGAACAGCATGTCAACGTACCGGTGCCGGAACGTCTGCCCGATGTATTAAAATACATGGCCGGAACCATGCCGGTCGGTATTGTAACCGGCAAGGGCCGAAAAACACTGGATATTTCTCTGAACTTGTTGTTCCCCGATCTTGCGTTTCAGGTCACCATAGCCGGGGATGAAGTGGAGAACGGCAAACCGCACCCGGAAGGATTGATCGCTGCGGCTGAACAGCTGGGTGTGCCGCCGCAGGAGACCATGTATGTGGGAGACAGCAACGGCGACATCCAGGCAGCCCGCGCCGCCGGAATGCGCTGCGCCGGCGTCAGCTGGTTCGACCGCCCCCATATGCGGCCGCTGACCGAACGGCCGGATTATCATTATGCCACGGTACGTGAGTTTGAATTAAATTGGTCATCCTGGAACCCTTAA